In Granulicella mallensis MP5ACTX8, the sequence TAGTCCTTTGCAAACAAGAGGGTGCTCCTCAAGGGGCACCCTCTCTTTTCACTCAATCTTTGGATCTTGATCCCGCGTAGTGTGAGCAGCCGGGGGCTCCCATGGAAGACATGCTGCATCGATGGAAATATGGCACGTTTCAGTTAGGACTCGTAGCTGTAATGGCTACAAGCGTATTCACAGGTTTTAAAGTTCAAGCCCAGGAACAGATACAGATCGACGCTACGGCGCCAACAACACCCTTCCCTCACTTCTGGGAACAGATGTTCGGCTCAGGACGAGCCATTCTTTCGCTGCGCGAGAGTTATCGCGACGATCTGGTCGCAGTAAAGCAAGTTACTGATTTTCGTTATGTGCGCTTTCATGCCATCCTGCACGATGAGGTCGGTGTCTATAACGAGGATGAGCATGGCAACCCGGTCTATAACTTCACCTATGTCAATCAGATCTATGACGGCCTACTAAAGAATGGCGTGAAGCCTGTAGTCGAGATCAGCTTTATGCCGAAGAAGCTGGCCTTCAATCCAGATGCGTTGCATCCCTTCTGGTACAAGCAGAATGTCTCGCCACCAAAGAGCATGGAGCGCTGGGACGACCTGATGAAGGCGTTCGCGCAGAACCTGGTGGACCGCTACGGCATCGATGAAGTTTCAACCTGGTACTTCGAAGTATGGAATGAACCGAACATCGATTTCTGGGGCGGTATCCCGCGGCAGGAATCGTACTTCGATCTGTACGCCCACACCGCACGTGCGTTGAAAGCTGTAGATCCTCGTCTTCGCGTAGGCGGCCCGGCAACGGCGGCTGCGGCCTGGATTCCAGACTTCCTGAAGTACACGGCGGAGAACCATGTACCGGTAGACTTCGTCTCCTCGCATGGTTACGACGATGAGCCCGTCGAACGCCTCCTCGGTAAGGACCAACCGCTGCGTGACAAGGACGTTCGTGAAGAAGACCGTACCTGCGCCGCAGCAACAAAGGTGCGCCACCAGATCGATGCTTCAGCGATGCCACATCTGCCCCTGCTCTGGACGGAGTGGAACGTTCCCGGCCAAGATCAACTGCGCGACACAGCCTACGTTGGACCGGCGCTGGCCGAGGCTGTTCGCACCTGCGATGGCGTGACCGACTATCTCTCCTTCTGGACTTTTTCCGATGTGTTTGAAGAAGGCGGCCCCGCAACGAAGCCGTTCGAAGGCCAGTTTGGACTGCGAGCCGCCGGCGGTATCAATAAGCCGAGCTTCTACGACTTCGCACTCTTACACAAACTAGGGACGCAGCGCATCGCTAATCCATCGCAGGATGTGATTGTCACGAAGCTGGCAAATGGCTCCCTGGAGATTGCCGTCTGGAATCTGCCTGACCCAGGAAAGGCTCCTCAACCCAGGCAGATAACGCTAGCCATTCAAGGGGTAAAGAAGAACGCGCAGGTTTCGATTGCGCAAGTCGATGACGAGCACAGCAACACACTCAACTCCTATGCGAAGCTAGGCAGCCCTCGCTATCCCAAGCCCGCGCAGGTAGAGCAGATGAATCGCGAGACCGCGCTCACTCCCCCTGAACACCGTTCTCTTACCAATGGGAGCCTCTCGCTCGAACTTGGGAAGAATGCGCTCGTACTGATCGAAGTCCGGCCATAAGTGCTTTACATGCGTTCAGCACGAACCTATCAATCATCCGTCCGGAAAAATCTATCCGGCAGCAATGAAAGGAATACCATGCGGAAACAATTGAAACTTCGCTCTGTTGCCCTGGCGGCGGGAGTGTTTCTTTTTTCGAGCTCCATGCTTTGCCTCCAGGCACAGGAGCAGGAACACATCGCCATCGATGCCAAGGCAGCGACCACACCCTTCCCTCATTTCTGGGAGCAGACGTTCGGCTCAGGCCGGGCCATTCTTTCGTTGCGCGAGAGCTATCGCAATGATCTCCGCACGGTGAAGCAGGCGACGAACTTTCAATCCGTGCGCTTCCACGGCATCTTCCTCGATGAGGTTGGACTCTACGACCCGGATCGTCAGACCAAAAACCCTGGCCTCGCCGCACAGGCTGCTAATGATGCTTCCATCTATAACTTCTCCTATATCGATCAAATCTATGATGGCCTGCTGGCGAATGGTGTGAAGCCCTTCATCGAGCTGAGCTTCATGCCGAAGAAGATGGCCTCCGATCCCAATGCGCTGCACGCGTTCTGGTATCACCCGAATGTGTCCCCACCGAAGGACTATGCCACCTGGGATGCCATGATCCATGCGTTTGCCGAACATCTCATCAAGCGCTATGGCGTTGAAGAAGTGGCCACATGGAAGTTTGAAGTATGGAACGAGCCCAACCTGGACTTCTGGATGGGGAATCCGAAGCAGGCCACCTACTTTGAACTCTACGACCACACAGCGCGCACCCTGAAGGCTGTCTCTCCGCGCCTGATCGTCGGAGGACCGTCTTCCGCGCAGGCCGCGTGGGTTGCACCTTTTCTCGCGCACGTGAAGGAGAAGAACGTTCCGATCGACTTTGTCTCGACCCACGTCTATGCCAACGATACGGCGGACAACGTGTTCGGTACGACTGAAGATATTCCGAGAGACAAGATGGTGTGGCGTGCTGTCAAAAACATCCACGAAGAGATCCTGAACTCGGCCTTTCCGAAGCTGCCGCTCATCTTCTCCGAGTACGGGGCCAGCTATTCCAATGAGCCGAATGTTACCGACTCCACCTATATGGGCCCGTGGATGGCGAACAATATTCGCCTGTGCGACGGCATGACCGAGAGCATGGACTACTGGACTTTCTCCGACGTCTTTGAGGAACAAGGTGTCGTGCGATCGCCCTTCTATGGCGGCTTTGGCCTGCTGTCTGCCGACAGCATTCCCAAGCCTTCGCTCAATGTCTTTCGCACGCTGCACAAGTTGGGTGACCAGCGCATCTCCGTGGCTTCAGAGTCAGTACTGGCGACGACTACAGCGAATGGTGGACTCACAGTTGCTCTATGGGACTACGCTCCTCCCACAGGAATAGGCGCTACCTATACGATGCCCACTGGACCCGCAGGACCGGCGAAGACGTTCGATCTTGAACTGAAGAACGTGCCAGCAAATGCCTCCGTTCAACTGTGGCGCGTGGACGATGATCACGGCAACGTGCTGAAGGCGTTTGACGCTATGGGACGTCCCTCTGGCGATCTCACCCAGGAACAGGTTATAAAGCTCCGTGCAGCCGGAGAGATGGCTCCTGCGGAACACGTACGCCTCAAACAAGGCAAACTACAGGTCACAGTTCCAGCGCATGGCCTGGCACTCGTGGTGATAGAAAGGTAACTCGATGGAACGGCGCACATTACTAAAGTTACTTGCCGGATCGGCACTGTTACCGCAGATTCCAGCATTCGCACGCACGAAGAAGCCGAACAATACTCTTACCCAAGAGGATGACGCCTTCCTCGACGAGATGCAGCGGCGTGGCTGCCTGTATTTCGTCGAGCAGGCCGGAGCGAAGACCGGACAGGTGCTCGACCGGGCCGCGTCGGCTAATACCGACGGGAAACGAGACCCTCGCCTGATGGCCAGTATTGCGGCTACAGGCTTCGGTCTTTCGGCGTTATGCATCGCGGAAAAACGCGGCTATCAGCCTCGGCAGAAAGTCATAGAACAGATTCGCAGGACGCTGCACTTCCACTATGAGCAGATGCCCCACGAACATGGGTTTCTCTATCACTTCAACGATGTCGAATATGGCGCAGCTTACATCGGCAGTGAGGTCTCGTCGATCGACACCGCGCTCCTGCTGTGCGGCGTTCTGACGGCCCGGGCCCACTTCCATGAAGACGCCGAGATCAAACGGCTCGCAACAGCCCTTTATGAGCGCGTCGATTGGCCCTGGATGCTCAACGGAGGAACAACCTTCTCCATGGGCTTCTCTCGCGGCAAGTTCATCCAATCTCGTTGGGCCCATTACAGCGAACTGATGATGATCTATCTGCTCGCCATGGGTTCTCCGACACACCCTGTCGAAGCTTCAGCCTGGGACGCCTTTGATCGTCCGAAGATCACCTACAAGGACTACACCTACATCGGGGCGGGCGATCCGCTCTTCGTGCATCAGTACAGCCATGCGTGGTTCGACTTTCGCGGCAAGCGCGATAAGTATGCGAACTACTTCGATAACTCCGTCATCGCGACCAAAGCCCATGAGGCCTTCTGTCTTAGCCTGGGCAAGCCCTATTCGCCTGACTATTGGGGCATCAGTGCTTCGGACTCCGAGCACGGCTACACAGCATGGGGAGGGCCTCCGGGTGAGGGCCACATCGACGGCTCCGTCGTTCCCAATGCACCGGCAGGATCGCTTCCCTTCCTGCCAGCGGACTGTCTCCGCGTGCTGCGATCGCTGAAAGAGAAGTATGGGGAAAAGGCGTGGGGACGGTATGGGTTCTGCGATGCCTTTCATCCGGAGGCAAAATGGTATGACCCGGATGTGCTCGGCATCGACCTGGGGATCGGTGTGCTTATGTCCGAAAACCTGCGCACCGGTTTTGTCTGGGAGACCTTTGCGCGTAACCCGGAGGTTGGGGTGGCGATGAAGAAGGCGGGCTTTCGGGCTGTATAAAGCTGTAAGCCTGTGGTTCGAGAACTATAAGACTGTGATTTCGGGGTAATTCTCTCACCAGTGGTGAGAGAATTACCCCATTCCGGTGCATCTCAAATGTTGCCATCTCGACCGAAAAACGGGAGGAAGCAGATTCCTCGCTGCGCTCGGAATGACAACCAGAAAAGCAAAGACAAAAACAAAGGAGAAGGCGAAGGAAAAAAACAGAGGCTTGCTAACTGCCGCCGCTACTCTGAATCCGCTTGCGGTTTTCACGCAGCAGTGTGAGGAAGTCGCGCAAGGCTACCCCTTGGTTCTTCGGGTTCCACGATACCGATAGCCCCAGTGACAGCGTCTCCGGTAGCAGGGGGCTGAAGCTAATTCCCTTGGCGCGCAGGTGGCGCATGCCTGCCGGAACCAGCGCGATGCCTTCTCCCGACTCGACCAGCGTCAGCACTCCAGGCCACGACGACGAGGTGTTCGCGATGTTCGGAGAAAAACCCTCCGCCGCGCACAGCGAGACAATGCCGTCGAACAGAAATGGATTGGAGTTGCGATCGACCAACACCAGTGGTTGATTCTGCAACAGGCTTACCGGAACATCCCGTCCGGCAAATGGGTGGTCGAGGCGCATGGCCACCACGATGGGGTCGCGGTACAGAAGCTCGGAGCGCAGCGTGCGGTCGAACGGCGGCTCGAGCGGCCGCGTCAGCCCCACGTCGATGCGGCCTTCCTCCAGTGCGGCGACCTGCTCTACGGCGCGCATCTCGATCAGCGAAAGCCGAATCCCCGGGCGGGTTCGCCGGTACTCGCGGATGATGCGCGGAAAGAACCCTCCGGCACCCCACAGAAAGAAGCCTATCGACAGCGTTCCCACTTCGCCGTGCAGCGATTGCCGCGTCAGGTCAACGGCACGCTGCGCCGCTCGCAGCGTCTTGCGGGCTTCCTCCAGGAACACGTGGCCCTCTGCAGTAAGTTGCACCCGGCGGCTGGAGCGGTCGAGCAAAGCACCGCCGATTTCGGCTTCGAGGTCAGCCATCTGCTCGCTTACAGACGACTGCGAGACATTCAACCGCTGGGCCGCCGCCGAGAGGCTTCCGAAATCAGCGACCGCCGTGAAGTAACGCAGATGACGTAATTCCATGAGGTCAATCTACCGATCTTTCGGTGTCAAAAATACCGATCTTCCGATCTCATTCTATCGGTTTTACCGATAGAACATGGAGGAAAGAACTGCGAATCGGAATGGGAGGAGTTAGAGTCCTTATTACAGGATCTTTTTTGTCCGTGGAGTCCCTTTCATGTGGATTGTTCGACTTGCGCTGACTCGGCCCTACACGTTCATCGTGCTGGCTCTGCTCATCCTGATCGCGGCCCCGGTCGTGATTTTGCGTACCCCGACCGACATCTTTCCCAACATCAACATCCCGGTCATCTCCATTGCCTGGCAGTACACGGGACTGAATCCGGAAGAGATGGAAGGGCGCCTGACCTCGCCGTACGAAAAGGTGCTCACCACGCTGGTGGACAACATCGAGCACATCGAGTCGACCACCATCAACGGCCAGGCGATCATCAAGGTTTACCTGCAGCCGGGTGCTTCGCTGGACACGGCGAACGCCCAGGTCTCGGCGGCCTCTGAGTTCCAGCTCCGCTCGCTGCCACCGGGAATTCTGCCTCCACAGATCATCAACTTCTCCGCATCGAGCGTTCCGATCCTTCAGCTTGGCCTCTCCGGCAAGGATCTATCCGAGCAACAGTTAAACGACTTCGGCCTCAACTTCATCCGGCCGCAGTTAGTAACGGTTCCCGGCGCCGTCGTTCCGAGCGTCTACGGCGGCAAACAAAGATCGATCATGGTCAACCTCGATCCCAGACGGCTGCAGGCCGAAGGGGTCTCGCCTGTCGACGTGCTCAACGCGATGAACCAGCAGAACGTCGTTCAACCCGGAGGCACCGCCAAGATCGGCTCCGCGGAGTACGACGTCCGGCTCAATGGCTCTCCTCTCACCGTCGAGGGCCTGGAGAACCTTCCGCTTAAACAAGTGAATGGAACGACGGTCTACGTGCATGACGTCGCCAGCGTCGTTGACGGAAGCATTCCGCAGACCAATATCGTTCGCCAGGACGGGCATCGCGGCGTACTCGTCTCCATCCTCAAGTCCGGCTCTGCTTCTACGCTGGACGTCGTCAAAGGCGAATTCGCTCTTCTGCCTCGTATCAAGTCTGGCCTGCCCTCGACCCTCAAGATCACTCCCATCGGCGACCAATCGATCTTCGTGCGCTCCTCGGTGAATGGCGTTATCCGCGAAGCGGTCATCGCGGCGACGCTCACCGGACTGATGATCCTGCTGTTCCTCGGCTCGTGGCGTTCCACGATCATCATTGCAGTCTCCATTCCTCTTTCGATCCTGACCTCGATCATCGTCCTTGGCCTGGTGGGACAGACGATCAACATCATGACGCTTGGCGGCCTGGCGCTTGCCGTGGGTATCCTCGTCGACGATGCCACTGTGACGATCGAAAACATCGAGCGCTACCTGGAAGAGGGCCACCCACTGAACGAGGCCATCCTCGAAGGCGCAGCGCAGATCTCGGTGCCCGCATTGGTGTCCACGCTCTGTATCTGCATTGTGTTTCTGCCGATGTTCTTTCTCGCGGGCGTGGCGCGCTACCTGTTCGTTCCGCTGGCCGAGGCCGTCGTCTTCGCGATGCTCGCGTCCTACATGCTCTCGCGAACCCTGGTGCCGACGCTGGCGATGTATCTGCTGAAGGCCCACGATCACCACGCGCCCCTCTCGCGCAATCCTCTTGCGCGCTTTCAGCGGGCCTTCGAACGTGTCTTTGAGCGCGTGCGCTCCACCTATGAGTCTCTGCTGGAACGGCTCGTCACAGCCCGCAGACTGTTCATCCCGATCTTCCTCGGCTGCTGCGTGCTTGCCCTGCTGCTGGTTCCTACCCTCGGCCAGAACTTCTTTCCCGCAACCGATAACGGCTCGTTCATTCTGCATGTTCGCGGCAAGACCGGCATGCGTATTGAAGAGACAGCCAAGCTCTGCGATCTCGTCGAGCAGTCCATCCGCACCACCGTGCCCGCAGGCGAGATGGATAACATCCTCGACAACATCGGCCTGCCCTACTCGACCCTGAACACGCAGCACGCCACCAGTGGTCTGTTCGGAGCATCTGACGGCGACATCCTCGTCTCGCTGAAGGAAGATCACCACCCCACCGCCGATTACATTCGTACGCTACGCGAAAAACTTCCCCGGGAGTTCCCCGGAACGGTCTTCTACTTCCTGCCCTCCGATATCGTCACGCAGATTCTGAACTTCGGCCTGCCTGCTCCCATCGATGTGCAGATCGACGGGCCCGATGACGTGGGCAATCGTAAGGTAGCCGATACCATCCTGCAGCAGTTGCGGCAGGTACCGGGCCTTGTCGACCTGCGTCTGCAACAGCCCGATGACTACCCCGTGCTCAACATCAACGTGGACCGTACCAAGGCGGCACAGGGCGGCTATACGCAGCGCGATGTGGGCACTTCGGTGCTCAACATCCTCTCGGGCTCCACGCAGCTCACGCCAATGTTCTTCCTCAACTATCGCAACGGTGTGGTCTACAACATCGTGGCCCAGACGCCGCAGTACCAGGTGCAGTCGCTGCAGGATCTGCAGAACATTCCCGTCTCCGCGCCAGGCGCGAAGCAGCCGGAGATTCTGGCGGACGTCGCTGACTTTGGACGCTCCACAGAGTTGCCCGTCATCAGCCACTACAACATTCGCCGCACGCTGGACATCTACGGCAACGTGCAGGACCGCGACCTGGGCGCGTCGGCACGGCAGGTGGAGCGCATCATGGATGCCAATCGCGGCTCGCTCGCGAAGGGCAACTTCATTCGTATGCGCGGCCAGGTGGAGACGATGCGGAGCTCCTACACCGGCCTGATCTTCGGCCTGCTGTTCTCGATCGTTCTCGTCTACCTGCTGATCGTGGTGAACTTCCAGTCGTGGCTCGATCCCTTCATCATCATCACGGCGCTGCCTGCTGCAATCGCCGGCATCGTACTGTTTCTCTTCCTCACGCACACCACGCTGTCGGTGCCCGCGCTGATGGGAGCCATCATGTGCATGGGTGTGGCGACGGCCAACTCGATTCTCGTGGTCTCGTTCGCGAAGGAGAGACTCAATGACACCGGCGACGCCATCCGCTCGGCTATCGAAGCCGGCGCGACGCGCTTCCGCCCTGTTGCCATGACGGCGCTCGCAATGATCATCGGCATGATTCCGATGGCACTCGGCGCAGGCGATGGCGGAGAGCAGAATGCGCCACTTGGCCGCGCCGTCATTGGCGGTCTGGGCCTTGCGACTGTCGCCACGCTGATCTTCGTTCCCGCCGTCTTCGCGTTGCTGCATGGACGCGACGGCGCTAAAGCAAAGCCTGAAACCGCACAGGAACAAGCCACCGCCTAGCCCGCGAACTTGTGCCGAAGCTGGTTGCGAAAACTGATGCCCGTACTGGAGACCGAAATATGTCGACCGACATCAACACCGAAATGACGACTCCCTCAACGACTCAGCCCGGGGGATCGACACCGCACTATCCCCCACATCCCGAGCCGCAGCGTGGCCTGCCGGAGCCAAAGGGTATTCCAACAGGCGTGTGGCTGGCCGTTGCCATCCTCTCTATCTTCCTGCTGGCGGCTATCGTCTATGGCCTGCTTTCGCGCGCTGCCGCGGCACGCCACCTGGAGCAGACGACAAAAGCCAGCTCCGTTCCGACGATCAGCATCACGCATCCGGCGGTACTGGGTATGAGCTCTGAGATCGCGCTCCCCGGCAACACGCAGGCCTACAACGACACGCCCATCTACGCGCGCACCAATGGCTATCTCAAGCAGTGGTTCGTCGATATCGGCCAGCACGTCAAGCAGGGCCAGCTCATGGCCATCATCGAGACGCCTGAGGTCGACGAGCAATTGCAAGTAGCGCAGGCGGATTTGAAGAGCGTACAGGCAGACCTCGCACTGGCGAATACGACCTCCGAACGCTACCAGAACCTGCTCAAGAGCGACTCGGTCTCCAAGCAGGAGACCGATGTCGCCGTCAGCGGCGCACTCGCTAAACAGGCCGCCGTAGACGCGGCTGAAGCCAACGTGCGGCGTCTGCAGCAACTGCAATCCTTTGAACGCGTCTATGCGCCCTTTGCCGGCATCGTTACGGTTCGCAATACGGATATCGGAGCCCTGATCGACTCAGGCTCGGCAACCACCAGCAGCACGGCCAAGGAGCTCTTCCGCATCGCCGCTATCGGCAAGCTCCGTGTCTACGTCGCAGTGCCGGAGACCTACGCTCCCGCCATTCACGACGGCGGTACCGCCGCGCTGACGCTCGACGAGTATCCCGGCCAGGAGTTCACCGGCACCGTTGTTCGTAATTCAAGCGCTATCGATCAGTCCTCCCGCACGCTGAACGTCGAGGTCGATGTCGAAAACCCCGATGGCAAGCTGCTGCCTGGCGCCTATGTCTTCGCGCACTTCAAGATCCCGCAGCAGGTGCGCCGACTCTCGGTGCCGGCCAACGCATTGCTGTTCCGCGCGGAAGGCCTGCAGGTTGGCATCGTGCGCAATGGCCGTGTTCATCTTCAGCGCGTCACGATCGGCAAGGACAACGGCAGCACCCTGGAGATTGCCACCGGCCTTACGGCTGAAGACGAGATCGTGCTCGACCCTTCGGACTCACTCACTGAAGGCCAGCAGGTGCAGATCGCGAATACCGGGACGGTGACGCCATGAACGTCCGCTCTACCTCACTCGTTACGCTGAGTGGAAGCATGTTGTTGAGCGTGTTTTCACTCACCGGCTGCATGGTCGGACCGAAGTACAAGGTCCCCTCTGCGCCTGCGCCTCCTGCCTATAAGGAAGCCTCTCCCGATGCATATAAGGAGACCGCCGACTGGCACGTCGCCTCACCGAATGATGCCGCCCTACGCGGCGCATGGTGGACGGTCTTCAACGATGCCGAGCTGAACACGCTGGAACCGCAGGTAGAGACCGCCAACCAGACGCTCAAGGCCGCTGATGCCAATCTGCGCGCGGCACGCGCCAACATCCGCGTGCAGAACGCCAATCGCTATCCGACCATCGGAGTCTCTCCGTCGGTGCAGGGCGAGCGCGAGTCCGCCAATCAGCCCTACTTCAACTCGACCATTGCCAACAACGGAGAAGCCAACCTTGTGGTGCCGCTCCAGGTGAACTACGAGGTCGATCTCTGGGGCCGCATTCGCCGGAACATCGCTGCGGCGAAGGAAGAGTCGCAGGCCACCGCCGCCGACCGCCAGAATGTACTGCTTTCGCTACAGACGGAACTCGCCCTGGACTACTTCGAGTTACGCTCCTCCGATGCGGAACAGAAGCTGCTCGACGATACGGTCGTGCAATACCAGGAGGCTCTCCGTGTCACGAGCAACCGCTTCAGCGGAGGCATCGCGCCGAAGTCTGATGTGACGCAGGCACAGACACAACTGCAGGCCGCGAAGGTGCAGGCAGCCGACGTCGCCGTTCAACGTGCGCAGTTTGAACATGCCATCGCGATCCTCATCGGCCAGCCGCCGGCTTCGCTGACGATTCCTGCCGCACCGATATCCGTCGAACTGATGCCACCGGTCATTCCGCCAGGACTGCCGTCACAACTGCTGGAGCGCCGTCCCGACATCGCCGCTGCGGAGCGCCGCATCGCTGCTGCCAATGAGCAGATCGGCATTGCACGCGCTGCATACTTTCCTACTCTTTCTCTCAGCGGGCTGGCGGGTTACCAGAGCACATCGATCACCTCGCTCTTCACGCCTTCCAGCTTCGTCTATGGGCTGGGGCCGACGCTGGGCGAGACCTTCTTCGATGGAGGCCGTCGCCGCGGCGTCTCGGAAGAGGCTGTTGCGGGCTATGAGCAGAACGCCGCAAACTATCGCCAGAGCGTGCTAACGGCGTACCAGCAGGTCGAAGACAATCTCGTCGCGCTGCGGGTTCTCTCTGACGAAGCCCAGCAACAGCGCCAGGCTACGGCCTCGGCGGTAGAGTCGGAGCGGATCTTCAACAATCGCTATGTCGGCGGCGTTGATACTTATCTCCAGGTCATCACCGCGCAGACGACGGCACTCAATAATGAACGCAACGATATCGACATCCTGCGCCGGCGCATGGATGCGACGGTATTGCTGATCAAGGTTCTTGGTGGTGGATGGGATCGTACGCAATTGCCGCCGCAGTAGGGTGGCTCATAGCGGGTGATATCTGTTGATGCCTCCGAGCGAGATATCACCCCGCCCATGTCATCTCGCTCGAAGGACGCTTTGCCTTTCTGGTTGTCATTCCACAGTGGAATAGTGAAATAGCTCTACCCAGCAATCAACGCCAGCAACCCTGCCTCATCCAACACCGCAACCCCAAGCTGCTGTGCCTTCTCCAACTTCGATCCCGCATCTTCACCCGCGACCACATAGCTCGTCTTCTTGCTCACGGAACCCGAAACCTTGCCGCCAGCATCTTCAATGCGCTGCTTCGCTTCATCGCGAGTCAAGGTGGGCAACGTCCCCGTGAGCACAAAGGTCAGCCCTGCAAACGTTGTGCCGACAACACGCTTCTCCGCTGTGAAGGTAAGCCCCACAGTGCGTAACTTCTCCACCAGCTCGCGGTTTTTCTCCTCCGCAAAGAACTCGACGATAGCCTGCGCTACACGTGGTCCTACTTCGTTCACAGCTTCCAGATCCTCGGCAGAGGCCTTCATCAGGTCGTCGAGGCTACCGAAGTGCTCCGCCAACAGACTCGCCGTACGCTCGCCGACAAAGCGAATCC encodes:
- a CDS encoding GH39 family glycosyl hydrolase, with amino-acid sequence MATSVFTGFKVQAQEQIQIDATAPTTPFPHFWEQMFGSGRAILSLRESYRDDLVAVKQVTDFRYVRFHAILHDEVGVYNEDEHGNPVYNFTYVNQIYDGLLKNGVKPVVEISFMPKKLAFNPDALHPFWYKQNVSPPKSMERWDDLMKAFAQNLVDRYGIDEVSTWYFEVWNEPNIDFWGGIPRQESYFDLYAHTARALKAVDPRLRVGGPATAAAAWIPDFLKYTAENHVPVDFVSSHGYDDEPVERLLGKDQPLRDKDVREEDRTCAAATKVRHQIDASAMPHLPLLWTEWNVPGQDQLRDTAYVGPALAEAVRTCDGVTDYLSFWTFSDVFEEGGPATKPFEGQFGLRAAGGINKPSFYDFALLHKLGTQRIANPSQDVIVTKLANGSLEIAVWNLPDPGKAPQPRQITLAIQGVKKNAQVSIAQVDDEHSNTLNSYAKLGSPRYPKPAQVEQMNRETALTPPEHRSLTNGSLSLELGKNALVLIEVRP
- a CDS encoding GH39 family glycosyl hydrolase, with the protein product MKLRSVALAAGVFLFSSSMLCLQAQEQEHIAIDAKAATTPFPHFWEQTFGSGRAILSLRESYRNDLRTVKQATNFQSVRFHGIFLDEVGLYDPDRQTKNPGLAAQAANDASIYNFSYIDQIYDGLLANGVKPFIELSFMPKKMASDPNALHAFWYHPNVSPPKDYATWDAMIHAFAEHLIKRYGVEEVATWKFEVWNEPNLDFWMGNPKQATYFELYDHTARTLKAVSPRLIVGGPSSAQAAWVAPFLAHVKEKNVPIDFVSTHVYANDTADNVFGTTEDIPRDKMVWRAVKNIHEEILNSAFPKLPLIFSEYGASYSNEPNVTDSTYMGPWMANNIRLCDGMTESMDYWTFSDVFEEQGVVRSPFYGGFGLLSADSIPKPSLNVFRTLHKLGDQRISVASESVLATTTANGGLTVALWDYAPPTGIGATYTMPTGPAGPAKTFDLELKNVPANASVQLWRVDDDHGNVLKAFDAMGRPSGDLTQEQVIKLRAAGEMAPAEHVRLKQGKLQVTVPAHGLALVVIER
- a CDS encoding glucoamylase family protein; translated protein: MERRTLLKLLAGSALLPQIPAFARTKKPNNTLTQEDDAFLDEMQRRGCLYFVEQAGAKTGQVLDRAASANTDGKRDPRLMASIAATGFGLSALCIAEKRGYQPRQKVIEQIRRTLHFHYEQMPHEHGFLYHFNDVEYGAAYIGSEVSSIDTALLLCGVLTARAHFHEDAEIKRLATALYERVDWPWMLNGGTTFSMGFSRGKFIQSRWAHYSELMMIYLLAMGSPTHPVEASAWDAFDRPKITYKDYTYIGAGDPLFVHQYSHAWFDFRGKRDKYANYFDNSVIATKAHEAFCLSLGKPYSPDYWGISASDSEHGYTAWGGPPGEGHIDGSVVPNAPAGSLPFLPADCLRVLRSLKEKYGEKAWGRYGFCDAFHPEAKWYDPDVLGIDLGIGVLMSENLRTGFVWETFARNPEVGVAMKKAGFRAV
- a CDS encoding LysR family transcriptional regulator, producing the protein MELRHLRYFTAVADFGSLSAAAQRLNVSQSSVSEQMADLEAEIGGALLDRSSRRVQLTAEGHVFLEEARKTLRAAQRAVDLTRQSLHGEVGTLSIGFFLWGAGGFFPRIIREYRRTRPGIRLSLIEMRAVEQVAALEEGRIDVGLTRPLEPPFDRTLRSELLYRDPIVVAMRLDHPFAGRDVPVSLLQNQPLVLVDRNSNPFLFDGIVSLCAAEGFSPNIANTSSSWPGVLTLVESGEGIALVPAGMRHLRAKGISFSPLLPETLSLGLSVSWNPKNQGVALRDFLTLLRENRKRIQSSGGS
- a CDS encoding efflux RND transporter permease subunit; amino-acid sequence: MWIVRLALTRPYTFIVLALLILIAAPVVILRTPTDIFPNINIPVISIAWQYTGLNPEEMEGRLTSPYEKVLTTLVDNIEHIESTTINGQAIIKVYLQPGASLDTANAQVSAASEFQLRSLPPGILPPQIINFSASSVPILQLGLSGKDLSEQQLNDFGLNFIRPQLVTVPGAVVPSVYGGKQRSIMVNLDPRRLQAEGVSPVDVLNAMNQQNVVQPGGTAKIGSAEYDVRLNGSPLTVEGLENLPLKQVNGTTVYVHDVASVVDGSIPQTNIVRQDGHRGVLVSILKSGSASTLDVVKGEFALLPRIKSGLPSTLKITPIGDQSIFVRSSVNGVIREAVIAATLTGLMILLFLGSWRSTIIIAVSIPLSILTSIIVLGLVGQTINIMTLGGLALAVGILVDDATVTIENIERYLEEGHPLNEAILEGAAQISVPALVSTLCICIVFLPMFFLAGVARYLFVPLAEAVVFAMLASYMLSRTLVPTLAMYLLKAHDHHAPLSRNPLARFQRAFERVFERVRSTYESLLERLVTARRLFIPIFLGCCVLALLLVPTLGQNFFPATDNGSFILHVRGKTGMRIEETAKLCDLVEQSIRTTVPAGEMDNILDNIGLPYSTLNTQHATSGLFGASDGDILVSLKEDHHPTADYIRTLREKLPREFPGTVFYFLPSDIVTQILNFGLPAPIDVQIDGPDDVGNRKVADTILQQLRQVPGLVDLRLQQPDDYPVLNINVDRTKAAQGGYTQRDVGTSVLNILSGSTQLTPMFFLNYRNGVVYNIVAQTPQYQVQSLQDLQNIPVSAPGAKQPEILADVADFGRSTELPVISHYNIRRTLDIYGNVQDRDLGASARQVERIMDANRGSLAKGNFIRMRGQVETMRSSYTGLIFGLLFSIVLVYLLIVVNFQSWLDPFIIITALPAAIAGIVLFLFLTHTTLSVPALMGAIMCMGVATANSILVVSFAKERLNDTGDAIRSAIEAGATRFRPVAMTALAMIIGMIPMALGAGDGGEQNAPLGRAVIGGLGLATVATLIFVPAVFALLHGRDGAKAKPETAQEQATA
- a CDS encoding efflux RND transporter periplasmic adaptor subunit, with translation MSTDINTEMTTPSTTQPGGSTPHYPPHPEPQRGLPEPKGIPTGVWLAVAILSIFLLAAIVYGLLSRAAAARHLEQTTKASSVPTISITHPAVLGMSSEIALPGNTQAYNDTPIYARTNGYLKQWFVDIGQHVKQGQLMAIIETPEVDEQLQVAQADLKSVQADLALANTTSERYQNLLKSDSVSKQETDVAVSGALAKQAAVDAAEANVRRLQQLQSFERVYAPFAGIVTVRNTDIGALIDSGSATTSSTAKELFRIAAIGKLRVYVAVPETYAPAIHDGGTAALTLDEYPGQEFTGTVVRNSSAIDQSSRTLNVEVDVENPDGKLLPGAYVFAHFKIPQQVRRLSVPANALLFRAEGLQVGIVRNGRVHLQRVTIGKDNGSTLEIATGLTAEDEIVLDPSDSLTEGQQVQIANTGTVTP